The following are from one region of the Streptomyces rubrogriseus genome:
- a CDS encoding sensor histidine kinase, with translation MTALARSLFGRRARLRWIHLILGGALAMPYVLVGSVVVGPVAGGANVFGSLRLQLASFALGLPLAAVTSLFPLTRPLESGVVRWLCGVEADRLAYGPARTRGEKGRTAAWFTLHLGAGGIVAGMSLAVPPFAGTLIVLPFVPALREGRLGLPGFLHHAWALVLSPLAGAAMLVALAGCAAACGTLLARWAPDLLGPSAADRVAAAEARAADLAVRNRLARELHDSVGHALSAVTLQASAARRVLDTDPEFVREALAAIEDTTRRTVGELDAVLGVLRDGDAPGDPWDSAPAPTLAADLDGLLRRTRAGGLRVDATVAAVATDPRALPPPVSREAYRIVQEGLSNALRHAGGKVAVTLRVEVLDQHLRITVENPVGPVPAPRPGGGHGLRGVADRARLLGGAADAGPAGPVWRLHVRLPLKGTA, from the coding sequence GTGACGGCCCTCGCCCGGTCGCTGTTCGGCCGGCGGGCGCGCCTGAGATGGATCCACCTGATCCTCGGCGGCGCGCTCGCCATGCCGTACGTCCTCGTCGGCTCGGTCGTCGTCGGCCCGGTCGCCGGGGGTGCGAACGTCTTCGGTTCGCTCCGCCTCCAGCTCGCTTCGTTCGCCCTGGGCCTGCCGCTCGCCGCCGTCACCTCGCTGTTCCCGCTGACCCGCCCCCTGGAATCGGGCGTGGTGCGGTGGCTGTGCGGTGTGGAGGCCGACCGGCTCGCGTACGGGCCCGCCCGGACGAGGGGCGAGAAGGGCCGCACGGCGGCCTGGTTCACGCTGCACCTGGGGGCCGGCGGGATCGTGGCGGGGATGTCGCTGGCGGTGCCGCCGTTCGCGGGCACGCTGATCGTCCTGCCGTTCGTACCCGCGCTGCGCGAGGGGCGGCTGGGGCTGCCCGGCTTCCTCCACCACGCCTGGGCGCTCGTCCTGTCGCCGCTCGCGGGCGCCGCCATGCTGGTCGCGCTGGCCGGATGCGCCGCCGCCTGCGGCACGCTGCTGGCCCGCTGGGCGCCGGACCTGCTCGGCCCGTCCGCGGCGGACCGGGTCGCGGCGGCCGAGGCGCGCGCCGCCGACCTCGCCGTCCGCAACCGGCTCGCGCGGGAGCTGCACGACTCCGTCGGCCACGCGCTGAGCGCGGTCACCCTCCAGGCGAGCGCCGCCCGCCGGGTCCTGGACACCGATCCGGAGTTCGTCCGCGAGGCGCTCGCCGCCATCGAGGACACCACCCGTCGCACGGTCGGCGAACTCGACGCCGTACTGGGCGTCCTGCGCGACGGCGACGCGCCCGGCGACCCCTGGGACAGCGCGCCCGCCCCGACGCTCGCCGCCGACCTCGACGGACTGCTGCGCCGCACCCGCGCGGGCGGACTGCGCGTGGACGCCACCGTCGCCGCCGTCGCCACCGACCCGCGGGCGCTGCCGCCGCCGGTCTCCCGCGAGGCCTACCGCATCGTGCAGGAGGGGCTGAGCAACGCGCTCAGGCACGCGGGTGGGAAGGTCGCGGTGACACTGCGCGTCGAGGTGCTGGACCAGCACCTGCGGATCACCGTCGAGAACCCCGTCGGTCCCGTCCCCGCCCCGCGCCCCGGCGGCGGCCACGGCCTGCGCGGCGTCGCCGACCGGGCCCGGCTGCTGGGCGGCGCGGCCGATGCGGGCCCCGCGGGTCCGGTGTGGCGACTGCACGTCCGACTGCCGCTGAAGGGAACCGCGTGA